The Erythrobacter litoralis HTCC2594 nucleotide sequence CGCAATTTTTGCCGTCAGCTTCTACAGCCTCGACCGCAAGACGATCGGCCAAGTCGAAGAGGAACTGTCGGCTCGGCGCGGGGCGAAACCTGTCGCAACCGCCTGAAGCCCTCTTCACAAGCGCGCTGGGGCCGCTATAGAGCGCGCCCACTGCTGGGGTGTAGCCAAGTGGTAAGGCATCGGTTTTTGGTACCGACATTCGCAGGTTCGATCCCTGCCACCCCAGCCACTTTTCCCGCCTACGAACAGCGCTGACGGCCTGCAGAGCGCGCGTCTCCACGCTTCCGGTGCTCACGTGCCGGATGCACGCTGCGCGTCGGGTCGTGCAGCCACGCACTCTTCGGCACGCCATCATCTGCTCGCAGGCAGAAAAAGCCGAGCCAGACTGCTCTCTACTCCCCTTCCCACTCGACGGCGGGTTGGGGATTATTGGGGGTGAGGATCAGGACGCTGTCCTGCACGCGCCATTCGGCGAGGCGGCTGAGCAGGTTCATGCCGATGACATTGGTCTCGCCGATATTGGGCGCGATGACGGCATCGAGGCCGCGCGCGGCGACATTGCCGAAGCGCAGTTCGTCGATCGTCGCCAGCGGGACCTGGATCGTGCCGTTGGCGGTGTTGAGCTGGATCGGCAGGCGATCGGTGCGCGCAGAAATGCCCGCCGCTTGCGCCGTATTGCTCGAGATCGCCGTCAGCGTCGCGCCGGTATCGACGAGAAACGCCGCGTCCTGCCCGTTGACCTGCGCGCGCAGCCAGTAATGTCCGTCCGGCGACAGCGGCACCCGCGTCTCGCCGCCTTCCACGATCTGCGCGGGCATGCCCATCGTGCTGGCGGCGACATCGAAGCGCGGATCGATCCGCGCGATCTGCAGCACCACCGTGACCAGCACGCCGACCAGCACCAGCGAGCTGGCGCCGCGCACCATCCCGCCCAGCGGGACGCGGCGGCGGATCATCGTGCCGCCGATCCAGCTGGCGATCATCGCCGCGAGCGCCAGCATCAGTAGGCTGCTCTTCGGGATTTCCGCGATCACCAGCGCGGTGGTCTCGAAAAGATCTTTGATGAAAGCGTCGCCATCCATCGCCGCCATATAGGAAGACCGCGATGGCAAATCCATGAACGGAGCGCTGATTACTCCCCGATCAGGTCGGCCAGCTCGCAGCCCGAGACAAAAGCGTTCTCGACCCGCGGACCGACCAGCCAGTCTCCGCATACGCCGACGCGCTTGTCCGCGTCCCACAGCGCAGGCGGACCGTCGCGTTTCTCGACCATCGCATAGCGCCAGCGATGCGCCGCGCGGTGGACGGGTGCGGAGACCGTGGCGCCGGTTTCGGCGAAGAACGCCGCCAGCAGCTTGCTCTCGATTTCCTCGCGCTCAAGCTCGAGATGTTCCTGCGACCAGGCGGGTGAGGCATGGATGACCCAGTTCTCGCCTTCCCCGCGCCCGGGCTTGGACGAGTTGCGCGCCGCCCATGCGACGTCGTTGCCCGTGAACGTGTTCGGCATGGCAAGCGGCGTGTCGAAACCCATCATCAGCGCCCAGCATGGTCGCGATTGCACTGCCGCCGCCTGCGCCGCGAAATCGGACGCCTGCTTCTCCAGCAGTTCCGCGGCCTGCTCGGCAGGGATCGCGCAGACGAGATTCTGCGCCCGGAAGATCGTATTCTCGGCCCGCAAATGCCAACCGAGTTCGTCGCGCAGAATCCCGTCGATGCGGGTGTTCCATTGCACGTTGAAGAACTGCGCCATCTGCTTGATCGGCGCGTTCATGCCCGGCGTGCCGACATAGGCATCCTCACCGGCATCGGGCCACGGTGCGGCAAACCCGGCCGATGTCCAGCCTTCGACGGCTTCGACGAAACGCGGATCGCGCGCGGTGAAATATTGCGCGCCGTGATCGAACGTCACGGTCTCGCCGCAGATCTCCGCCCGCCGCGTCGCCATGCGCCCGCCCGGCCCGCGGCCCTTGTCGAACAGCACGGGCCGGTAGCCCTTCTTCGCGAGTGCGACGGCGCAGGAAAGGCCGGCCATGCCGGCTCCGATGATGGCAATGCTTTTGGACACGTGGGGTTAGACCTCTTGCGTGGGGCGACCGTAGCTGGCGCGGCTGGTGGCCACATCGTCGGGCCAGTCCATCAAATGCGCGGCGGCCTCATAGGTCGATTCGAGGAAAGTGAGCAACCGGTCTTCCGGATCGCTTGCCGCAGCGACATCGGCGTAGGGCAGGACGAATTCGCCAAGTTCGTCGTGCCAATAGGCAGCATCGGGCGCGACCTTAGCGTCGCCCAGCCCATCCGGCGAAGGATAGGCATAGGTATAGAAGGCCGCTTCATCCACGTCGCCCCCGCCGAGCCAGAATCCTGCGCTGATGACCTCGTGGCTGTAGGCTTCGCGCGTCACGCGGTCGGGCAGGTTGGGAAAGCCGCCCGGATGAGGCGGTGCGCGGCGACCGGAAAAGCGGGTCACGGCGAGGTCGAAACTGCCCCAGAACAGGTGGCTAGGAGAAGACTTGCCGAGATAGGCGGCGCGGAAGCGGCTGAAGGCGGCATCGGCGCGGCTGAAGGCGCCGTGTGCGCGAGCGATGACGTCCGGGTCCCAAGCGCGCTTGCGATCGTCGTCCTTGAAAGGAATGACCTCGGGCAATTCGTTCGGCGCGCCATGAAGCGGTACTGGCAGGCCGAGAGCGGTCAGCGCGTCTGCGAGCTCGCCGTGCAGCGCAGCGACGCTTTGGCCGGTGACGGGGATGATGCGGACTGCCTTGCCGTCGCAATCGACGACGATGTTTGATCCCTGGCAGTCGAACTCGACCGAGAAGATCCTGTTATTCGCGGCGATGGTGCGCGTGACGAACCCGCTTGGCGTAATCTTAAGCGCGACATGCCAGCCGTGGTTTTCCCACGGATGCAGCCGCGTCGGCAGCTTGCCGATCAACTGCAAGTAGAGATGGGCCGAGTGGTAGACATCCTGCTCCGCGGCGAAATCCAGTCTCGGCCAGTCCATCGCATTATTCCTCTAGGGCGCGCTTCGCGGGATCGACGCCTCGGCGAGGATCAGGCTGAACTGCTCCGCGCTGTCGAGCCAGCGCGCGACCGGGGTCCAGCCGCCCGCCAGCAGCAGGGTATGCGAACTGCGGCGGGTGAACTTGTGGCTGTTCTCGGTGTGGATGGTTTCGCCTGCGGACATGGTAAAACGCTTGCCCGCGACCTCGAAATCGAGGTCGGCTTGCGCGACGAGATGCATCTCGACCCGGGCGAAATCGTCGTTCCAGCGCGCTTCGTGGCGCAAATGCTCGACGGGGATCGTCCCGCCCAGTTCGCGATTGATGCGGCGGGCGAGGTTGAGGTTGAATTCACCGGTCACGCCCTTGCCATCGTCATAGGCAGCTTCGAGGACTTTCGGATCTTTCACGAGGTCCATGCCGATCAGCAGCATCGAGCCTTCACCCAGGGTTTCGCGCATGGTGCGCAGCAGGTCGACTGCTGTGCGCGGGACCATATTGCCGATGGTGGAGCCGGGGAAGAAACCGAGATGCGGCATATCGGCAACCGCTTCGGGCAGTTCGACCCGGCGCATGAAATCCGCCTCGACCGGATAGACCGGAAGATCGGGAAACTTCCTGCCCAGCGCATCGGCGGCTGCGCGTAAAAAATCGCCTGAAATGTCGAGCGGCACATAGGCGGCCGGTTCGATCTGGTTCAAGAGCAGCGGAGTCTTGACCGACGAACCGCTGCCGAACTCGACCACCGCCCGGCCCGGCCCGATCGCTTCGGCGAATTCGCTGCCGCGTTCGCGCAGGATTTCGGTCTCTGCACGCGTCGGATAGTATTCGGCGAGATCGGTGATATCCTCGAACAGCTGCGATCCGGCATCGTCATACAGCCAGCGCGCGGGGATCGCCTTCTGCTCTTCCGACAGGCCCTGCAGCACGTCTTCGCGGAAGGCGCGGTTTACGCCATCGTCATCGATGTCGACCAGGCGCAGGTCGTTGTTGGCAGGCATCAGAGATCCTTGGCAAGGCGCAGGCCAGTGAACTGCCAGCGCTGGTGGGGATAGAAGAAATTGCGATAGGACGCGCGCGAATGGCCGCGCACGGTGGCACAGCTCGCGCCGCGCAGCACGACCTGCCCGCTCATGAACTTGCCGTTATATTCGCCGACTGCGCCAGAGGGCGCCTCGTAACGCGGATAGGGAAGATAGGCGCTGCGGGTGAACTGCCAGCAATCGCCAAACAGCCCTTCGGAGCCGGTCGGGTGCGGCGGGGCCGCTTCGTCAAGCTGGTTGCCACCTGCCGGATCGTGCGCGGGCGCTTCCTCGGCATGCTGGCCGCGCGCCACGGCTTCCCACTCGAACTCGGTCGGCAGGCGCGCACCGGCCCAGGTAGCGAAGGCGTCGGCCTCGTAGAAGGAGATATGCGTGACCGGCGCGCTCGGATCGCGATCGACCCAGCCCTGCAAGGTGAAGTGCTCTTCCCCGCGCCAGTAGTCGGGCGATGCGATGCGGTGCTCCTGCACCCAGGCCCAGCCGTCCGACAGCCAGAGCGAGGCGGTTCCGTAGCCGCCATCTGCGATAAACTCCGCCCATTCGCCATTGGTGACGAGGCTGCTGGCGAGCGCGAAGGGTTCGAGCAGCACGCGGTGGCGCGGGCCTTCATTGTCGAAAGCGAAACCCTCGCCATCATGGCCGATCAAAGCGATTCCACCGGGATGCTCTTGCCATTCGCGCACTCGCTCGGCCGCCGCTTGTTGTGAGCCCTCCCACATCGGCGGGCCGAGCGGGTTCTGGAACAGGCCGTGCTTGATATCGGTCAGCAGCAGTTCCTGGTGCTGCTGCTCATGCGCAATGCCGAGCGTGATCAGCGGCTGCAGATCTTCGCGGCCCAGCAGGCGCTCCATCGCCTCGGTCACCGCGCTGCGATAGTCGAGCACTTCGGCAAGGCTAGGGCGCGAGATCATCCCCCGGTCGCAGCGGGTGTGCCGCGCACCTTCGGCCTCGTAATAGGAATTGAACAGGAACGGCCATTCAGCATCGTACAGCCGATACCCCTCGGCATGGTCGCGCAGCAGGAAGGTTTCCCAGAACCAGGTCGTATGCGCCAGATGCCACTTGGCAGGGGAGGCATCCTCCATCGACTGGATCATCGCGTCCGCTTCGCTCAATGGCGCCGCCAGCGCTTCGGTCAGCGCGCGGGTTTTGCGAAAGCTGTCAGCAAGTTGGGGCTCGTCCTGCGCCGAGCTGCGCAGCCTCTCCTGAGCCATGGTAGGGTCTCCCTTGGCGACCGGTCCAACCGCACCATGGCGGAGTTCCATGACTATTGAAAGGCTTAGACTCCGCAGTCGTTCCCGTTTCCTTGAAGCGAAGTCGCGCTGCGCCCTACGCCGCGTCGGCCTGCTGCTGTTCCTTGGCGGCAAGCTGCAGCATGTCGGCAATCGCAAAGGCGAGTTCGATCGATTGCGCGGCGTTGAGGCGCGGATCGCAATGCGTGTGATAGCGGTCGCCCAGCGCTTCGTCGGTGATGGCGACCGCGCCGCCGACGCATTCGGTCACGTCCTGCCCGGTCATTTCCAGGTGGATGCCGCCGGCATGGGTGCCTTCGGCGCGGTGGACATCGAAGAACCCGCGCACCTCGGTCTTGATCCGGTCGAACGGGCGCGTCTTGTAGCCGCTGTCGGACTTGATGACATTGCCGTGCATCGGATCGCAGCTCCACACCACCGGATGGCCTTCGCGGGTGACGGCACGGACCAGCCTCGGCAGCCCGGCCTCGACCTTGTCGTGCCCGAAACGGCTGATCAGCGTGATGCGCCCCGCCTCGCGGGCCGGGTTCAAGTCGTCGAGCAGCTTGAGCAACACGTCCGGCTCCAGGCTCGGCCCGCATTTGACGCCGAGCGGGTTGCCGATGCCGCGCATGAATTCGACATGCGCACTGCCTTCGAAGCGGGTGCGGTCGCCGATCCAGAGCATGTGCGCGCTGGTGTCGTACCAGTCGCCGGTCAGCGAATCCTGCCGCGCCATCGCCTGTTCGTATGGCAGCAACAGGCCTTCGTGGCTGGTATAGAAGCTGGTGCCCTGCAATTGCGGCACTGTCGCGGGATCGACACCGCAGGCTTCCATGAAATCGAGCGCTTCGGTGATCCTGTCGGCCATTTCGCCGAAGCGATCGGCCCATGGGCTGCGACCCATGAAATCGAGCGTCCATTGGTGGACCTGGCGCAAATTTGCATAGCCGCCGCCGGCAAAGGCGCGCAGCAGGTTGAGCGTGGCGGCAGCCTGCGAATAGGCCTTCACCATGCGTTCGGGATCGTTGCGGCGCTGGGCCGGGTCGAAATCGATCCCGTTGACGTTGTCGCCGAAATAGCTCGGCAAGGTCATATCGCCCTGCGTTTCGGTGTCGGAACTGCGTGGTTTGGCGAACTGGCCCGCCATGCGCCCGACTTTCACCACCGGGAGTTTGCCGGCAAAGGTCAGTACCACCGCCATCTGCAGGATCACGCGGAAAGTGTCGCGGATGTTGTTGGGATGGAATTCGGCGAAGCTTTCCGCGCAATCGCCGCCCTGCAGCAGGAAAGCCTCGCCATTGGCGACCTCGGCGAGATCGGCCTTGAGCGCGCGCGCCTCGCCCGCGAAAACCAGCGGCGGATAGGCAGCCAGCGTGGCTTCCGCATCGCGCAATGCAGCGGCATCTTCGTAGGTCGGCAAGTGCCGCGCTTCGAAGTTCTTCCAGCTATCCGGGGTCCAGTTGCGAGCCATTATGTTCCGTCTTTCAGCAATTCGGCTGGCAAGAATACGGGCAGGCGACTGCCTTTCGCAAGCGCAATAAAGCTTGGGTCCGGCCAAATGTGGGTGCTTCGCCGTCCTGACTTACCGCCCTGAAGGCGTGACAGAGGGCTGCGCCGCGCCGCCGCGCGCCAGCTCCTGGCCTTGCGGAATGACCGCGACGCGATAGCCCGGGCGCGAGGTCAGGTAGCGCCGTGCGAGAGCCTGCATCGCCTCCGGCGTTGTCTGCGAATAGTCCGCCAGCAGGCTGCGGATCGCCAGGACCCGACGCGGATCGTAGGTCGCCCCGGCGAGCTGGAACATCCAGAACTGGTTGCCGGTCGAAGCACGGCGGATCAGCTGGCGCAGCGGTTCGGTCACGCGATTGAGCTCGTCCGCGCTCGGCGGGTTGGCGGCAAGATCCGCCGCAATCGATTCCGCCGCGGCGAAAAAGGTCGGGACGTCCTCCGGCTTGAGCTGGGCGAAGGCAGTGATGGTCCCCCCGGTCTGGATATCGACCGGCCATTCCGCCACGACTTGTGGTGCGTAGCTTGCCCCTGCGCGTTCGCGCATCTCTTCAAGCAATCGGTTGCTGAAGAGCTGGGTCAGGATTTCCAGCTGACGGGATTCGGTAATGTCGTCGACCCCGCCCCCGCTCGGCCAGGCGATGACAGCCGCCGCCTGGTTGTCATCACCGCGATGCTCCAGCACGGTGGTGTCGCCGCCCTGCGGGAAGCCGGGCAGACGCGCTTCGGCGGCAGCCGGGATCGGCTCGCGCGGAGGCAAGGCGCCGAAGGTTTTCTGAAGCGCTGCGACGGCTTCGTCGCGATCGAACTCGCCGTAAATGATGACTTCGACCGGCCCTTGCCTGAGCAGCGGCTCCCACACCGCCCGGAAACCTTCGGGCGTGGTCGTTTCGAGCGCCGAGGGATCGGGCGTGGCAAAGCGCGGATCGCGGTCGCGCAGCAGGAAATCGAGATCGCGATTGAGCAGGCCCCCCGGGCTGGTCGAATAGGATTCATAGGCCAGGCTCGCTGCGGCCTTGGCCCGGATAAAGGGGTTCACGTCCCAGCGCGGCATGCCGAGCTTGGCAGCGAAAAGATAAAGCTGGTCCTCGAGATCCTGCCCGCGCGTCTGCGCGGCGAATTCGAACACAGCGTCTTCGATCGCGAAGTCGAAACCGAGCTTGCGCCCGGTGGCGATGCGATCAAGCTCTTCCTGCCCCAATTCGCCGACACCAGAGCTCACCAGCGCGATCTCGCCGAGCTGGGCATAGGCCGCATCTTCGGGCGCGAAACCGCGATAGCCGCTGCCGAAGCGGACCTTGACCGAAACCCGGCCTGGTTCGGCATCGTTGGGCCACAATTGGGCGCGTATGCCGTTGGCCAGTTCGATCTGCTCGATCTCGAACAGGCCGAGCGGACCGCTGGCAGCGACGAGGCCGGGCTCGCCGATCGGCGGCAGGTCGTCGAAAGAAATGTCGCTCGCGGCCAGCCGCGCACTGTTATCGGCCGTGACCGGCTTC carries:
- a CDS encoding retropepsin-like aspartic protease family protein — its product is MDLPSRSSYMAAMDGDAFIKDLFETTALVIAEIPKSSLLMLALAAMIASWIGGTMIRRRVPLGGMVRGASSLVLVGVLVTVVLQIARIDPRFDVAASTMGMPAQIVEGGETRVPLSPDGHYWLRAQVNGQDAAFLVDTGATLTAISSNTAQAAGISARTDRLPIQLNTANGTIQVPLATIDELRFGNVAARGLDAVIAPNIGETNVIGMNLLSRLAEWRVQDSVLILTPNNPQPAVEWEGE
- a CDS encoding NAD(P)/FAD-dependent oxidoreductase, with the protein product MSKSIAIIGAGMAGLSCAVALAKKGYRPVLFDKGRGPGGRMATRRAEICGETVTFDHGAQYFTARDPRFVEAVEGWTSAGFAAPWPDAGEDAYVGTPGMNAPIKQMAQFFNVQWNTRIDGILRDELGWHLRAENTIFRAQNLVCAIPAEQAAELLEKQASDFAAQAAAVQSRPCWALMMGFDTPLAMPNTFTGNDVAWAARNSSKPGRGEGENWVIHASPAWSQEHLELEREEIESKLLAAFFAETGATVSAPVHRAAHRWRYAMVEKRDGPPALWDADKRVGVCGDWLVGPRVENAFVSGCELADLIGE
- a CDS encoding DUF5996 family protein, with product MDWPRLDFAAEQDVYHSAHLYLQLIGKLPTRLHPWENHGWHVALKITPSGFVTRTIAANNRIFSVEFDCQGSNIVVDCDGKAVRIIPVTGQSVAALHGELADALTALGLPVPLHGAPNELPEVIPFKDDDRKRAWDPDVIARAHGAFSRADAAFSRFRAAYLGKSSPSHLFWGSFDLAVTRFSGRRAPPHPGGFPNLPDRVTREAYSHEVISAGFWLGGGDVDEAAFYTYAYPSPDGLGDAKVAPDAAYWHDELGEFVLPYADVAAASDPEDRLLTFLESTYEAAAHLMDWPDDVATSRASYGRPTQEV
- the egtD gene encoding L-histidine N(alpha)-methyltransferase; protein product: MPANNDLRLVDIDDDGVNRAFREDVLQGLSEEQKAIPARWLYDDAGSQLFEDITDLAEYYPTRAETEILRERGSEFAEAIGPGRAVVEFGSGSSVKTPLLLNQIEPAAYVPLDISGDFLRAAADALGRKFPDLPVYPVEADFMRRVELPEAVADMPHLGFFPGSTIGNMVPRTAVDLLRTMRETLGEGSMLLIGMDLVKDPKVLEAAYDDGKGVTGEFNLNLARRINRELGGTIPVEHLRHEARWNDDFARVEMHLVAQADLDFEVAGKRFTMSAGETIHTENSHKFTRRSSHTLLLAGGWTPVARWLDSAEQFSLILAEASIPRSAP
- the egtB gene encoding ergothioneine biosynthesis protein EgtB, producing the protein MAQERLRSSAQDEPQLADSFRKTRALTEALAAPLSEADAMIQSMEDASPAKWHLAHTTWFWETFLLRDHAEGYRLYDAEWPFLFNSYYEAEGARHTRCDRGMISRPSLAEVLDYRSAVTEAMERLLGREDLQPLITLGIAHEQQHQELLLTDIKHGLFQNPLGPPMWEGSQQAAAERVREWQEHPGGIALIGHDGEGFAFDNEGPRHRVLLEPFALASSLVTNGEWAEFIADGGYGTASLWLSDGWAWVQEHRIASPDYWRGEEHFTLQGWVDRDPSAPVTHISFYEADAFATWAGARLPTEFEWEAVARGQHAEEAPAHDPAGGNQLDEAAPPHPTGSEGLFGDCWQFTRSAYLPYPRYEAPSGAVGEYNGKFMSGQVVLRGASCATVRGHSRASYRNFFYPHQRWQFTGLRLAKDL
- a CDS encoding class II 3-deoxy-7-phosphoheptulonate synthase, with the protein product MARNWTPDSWKNFEARHLPTYEDAAALRDAEATLAAYPPLVFAGEARALKADLAEVANGEAFLLQGGDCAESFAEFHPNNIRDTFRVILQMAVVLTFAGKLPVVKVGRMAGQFAKPRSSDTETQGDMTLPSYFGDNVNGIDFDPAQRRNDPERMVKAYSQAAATLNLLRAFAGGGYANLRQVHQWTLDFMGRSPWADRFGEMADRITEALDFMEACGVDPATVPQLQGTSFYTSHEGLLLPYEQAMARQDSLTGDWYDTSAHMLWIGDRTRFEGSAHVEFMRGIGNPLGVKCGPSLEPDVLLKLLDDLNPAREAGRITLISRFGHDKVEAGLPRLVRAVTREGHPVVWSCDPMHGNVIKSDSGYKTRPFDRIKTEVRGFFDVHRAEGTHAGGIHLEMTGQDVTECVGGAVAITDEALGDRYHTHCDPRLNAAQSIELAFAIADMLQLAAKEQQQADAA